From one Bacteroides fragilis NCTC 9343 genomic stretch:
- a CDS encoding MutS-related protein, whose amino-acid sequence MEQLNLIIDTYQRIILESESKLAKVKQHIYRIGTLRLILFAAGIAGIIYFWDEGRLVIGGIAAITFIPFILLVKLHNRLFHQKDYLEKKIEINRQELQALTYDTSAFDNGEEFINPSHLYTYDLDVFGEHSLFQYINRTATQPGKKRLAEWMNMHLKSKAEIEKRQEAVRELAPELEMRQHFRVLGLLHKGKTADEEEIRNWASSPEYYRKKWYFRTLAILIPTANAVCIGLAIAGIISFTTWGIVFASIGLFSSSFSKGISRMQSVYGKKMLILTTYARLIHIIEEKKMRCSALKEIKELVGGEKQTASQAVKRLTELMNALDQRNNMLMQFVLNGLFFWELRQVMKIEAWKENYVAHLPDWLEAIGEIDAYCSLACFAYNHPGYVFPEIASKPFCVEAEALGHPLMNRNKCVRNDIRIAKRPFFIIITGANMAGKSTYLRTIGVSYLLACIGAPVWAEKMKLYPAQLVTSLRTTDSLADNESYFFAELKRLKLIIDKLNSGEELFIILDEILKGTNSMDKQKGSFALIKQFMALQANGIIATHDLLLGSLIDLFPKDIHNYCFEADITNNELTFSYKLRDGIAQNMNACFLMKKMGIAVIDD is encoded by the coding sequence ATGGAACAACTAAATCTCATCATAGACACTTATCAACGGATTATTCTCGAATCGGAATCGAAGCTGGCAAAGGTAAAACAACACATTTACCGTATCGGTACACTCCGACTGATACTTTTCGCGGCAGGAATTGCAGGTATCATTTATTTCTGGGACGAGGGCAGGCTGGTGATCGGCGGTATCGCGGCTATCACCTTCATCCCCTTCATATTATTGGTGAAACTGCACAACCGGTTGTTTCATCAGAAAGATTACCTTGAAAAGAAGATAGAAATCAACCGACAGGAATTACAAGCCCTTACATACGATACGTCAGCTTTCGATAATGGGGAGGAGTTTATCAATCCATCACATCTTTATACTTATGACCTGGACGTATTTGGAGAACATTCACTCTTTCAGTACATAAACCGGACTGCCACGCAACCCGGTAAAAAAAGACTGGCAGAATGGATGAATATGCACCTGAAGAGCAAAGCGGAGATAGAGAAACGACAGGAAGCAGTACGGGAACTGGCTCCGGAGTTAGAAATGCGCCAGCATTTCCGTGTACTCGGATTGCTGCATAAAGGTAAAACTGCTGACGAAGAAGAAATCAGGAACTGGGCTTCGAGTCCGGAATATTATCGGAAGAAATGGTATTTCCGAACTTTGGCTATCCTTATCCCCACCGCCAATGCTGTCTGCATCGGGCTGGCCATAGCCGGAATCATCTCATTCACCACATGGGGAATCGTCTTCGCAAGTATAGGATTGTTCAGTTCTTCATTCTCAAAAGGTATTAGCCGGATGCAGTCTGTTTACGGTAAAAAGATGCTGATACTGACAACCTATGCACGACTCATTCACATTATTGAGGAGAAAAAAATGCGATGCAGCGCATTAAAGGAAATCAAGGAATTGGTGGGAGGTGAAAAACAAACGGCTTCACAAGCCGTAAAACGCCTCACCGAACTCATGAATGCACTGGACCAACGAAACAATATGTTAATGCAATTTGTCCTGAACGGACTATTTTTCTGGGAATTGCGGCAAGTCATGAAGATAGAAGCCTGGAAGGAAAACTATGTAGCCCACCTGCCGGATTGGCTTGAAGCCATTGGCGAAATAGATGCTTACTGTTCGCTGGCCTGTTTTGCGTATAATCATCCCGGATATGTGTTCCCCGAAATTGCATCCAAACCATTTTGCGTGGAGGCCGAAGCATTGGGTCATCCATTGATGAATCGAAATAAATGTGTACGCAATGATATCCGGATCGCAAAGCGTCCTTTCTTCATCATCATAACAGGTGCGAATATGGCAGGGAAAAGCACCTATCTACGTACCATAGGAGTAAGCTATCTGCTGGCATGTATCGGAGCCCCTGTCTGGGCAGAGAAGATGAAGCTATATCCGGCACAACTCGTCACCAGCCTGCGCACGACCGACTCATTGGCAGACAATGAATCGTATTTCTTTGCAGAACTGAAACGACTGAAACTCATTATTGATAAACTGAACTCCGGCGAGGAACTGTTCATCATACTCGACGAAATTCTGAAAGGAACGAATTCGATGGATAAACAAAAGGGCTCCTTCGCACTGATCAAACAATTCATGGCTTTACAGGCGAACGGCATTATTGCCACTCACGATCTCCTGCTAGGCTCTCTTATCGATCTATTCCCCAAAGATATCCACAACTATTGTTTCGAAGCGGACATCACTAACAACGAACTGACTTTCTCCTACAAGCTCAGAGATGGAATTGCGCAGAATATGAATGCCTGCTTCCTGATGAAAAAAATGGGAATAGCCGTCATCGACGACTAA
- the rplQ gene encoding 50S ribosomal protein L17, which produces MRHNKKFNHLGRTASHRSAMLSNMACSLIKHKRITTTVAKAKALKKFVEPLITKSKEDTTNSRRVVFSNLQDKLAVTELFKEISVKIADRPGGYTRIIKTGNRLGDNAEMCFIELVDYNENMAKEKVAKKATRTRRSKKTTEAAPAAEVPATEEPKAESAE; this is translated from the coding sequence ATGAGACATAATAAGAAATTCAATCATTTAGGTCGTACTGCTTCTCACAGAAGTGCTATGTTATCTAACATGGCTTGTTCTTTGATCAAGCACAAAAGAATCACTACGACTGTAGCAAAGGCGAAAGCTCTGAAGAAATTCGTTGAGCCTTTGATCACAAAGTCTAAAGAAGACACTACAAACTCTCGTCGTGTTGTATTTAGCAACTTGCAGGATAAACTCGCTGTAACAGAATTGTTCAAGGAAATCTCTGTGAAGATTGCTGACCGTCCGGGTGGTTATACTCGTATCATCAAGACTGGAAACCGTCTGGGTGACAACGCTGAAATGTGCTTCATCGAACTCGTTGACTACAACGAAAACATGGCTAAAGAGAAAGTTGCTAAGAAAGCAACTCGTACTCGTCGTTCAAAGAAAACTACTGAAGCTGCTCCTGCTGCCGAAGTACCTGCAACTGAAGAACCGAAAGCTGAATCAGCAGAATAA
- a CDS encoding DNA-directed RNA polymerase subunit alpha, whose protein sequence is MAILAFQKPDKVLMLEADAKFGKFEFRPLEPGFGITVGNALRRILLSSLEGFAITTIRIEGVEHEFSSVPGVKEDVTNIILNLKQVRFKQVVEEFESEKVSITIENSSEFKAGDIGKYLTGFEVLNPELVICHLDSKATMQIDITINKGRGYVPADENREYCTDVNVIPIDSIYTPIRNVKYAVENFRVEQKTDYEKLVLEITTDGSIHPKEALKEAAKILIYHFMLFSDEKITLESNDVDGNEEFDEEVLHMRQLLKTKLVDMDLSVRALNCLKAADVETLGDLVQFNKTDLLKFRNFGKKSLTELDDLLESLNLSFGTDISKYKLDKE, encoded by the coding sequence ATGGCGATATTAGCATTTCAAAAACCTGATAAAGTATTAATGTTGGAAGCGGATGCCAAATTCGGTAAATTCGAATTTCGTCCCTTGGAACCCGGTTTTGGTATTACCGTTGGTAATGCTTTGCGCCGTATCCTCCTTTCTTCATTAGAAGGTTTTGCTATCACCACTATCCGTATAGAAGGTGTTGAGCACGAATTTTCTAGTGTTCCTGGAGTAAAAGAGGATGTTACCAACATTATCTTGAATCTGAAACAAGTGAGATTCAAGCAAGTAGTTGAAGAATTCGAGAGCGAAAAGGTGAGCATCACTATCGAGAATTCTAGTGAATTTAAAGCAGGTGACATAGGTAAGTATTTGACTGGATTTGAAGTGTTAAATCCGGAATTAGTTATTTGTCATTTAGATTCTAAAGCAACTATGCAGATTGACATTACAATTAACAAAGGTCGTGGATATGTCCCCGCTGACGAAAACCGCGAATATTGTACCGATGTTAATGTAATTCCAATCGATTCAATCTATACGCCGATACGTAATGTTAAGTATGCTGTAGAAAACTTCCGTGTAGAGCAGAAGACTGACTACGAGAAACTGGTACTTGAAATTACTACCGACGGTTCCATTCACCCGAAAGAAGCGCTGAAAGAAGCTGCTAAAATTCTGATTTATCACTTTATGTTATTCTCTGACGAAAAAATTACTCTTGAAAGTAATGACGTTGACGGTAATGAAGAGTTTGATGAAGAAGTACTGCATATGCGTCAGCTGTTGAAAACTAAACTTGTCGATATGGATCTGTCAGTACGTGCCCTCAATTGCTTGAAGGCTGCTGATGTTGAAACATTGGGCGATTTGGTACAGTTCAACAAAACTGACTTGCTGAAATTCAGAAACTTCGGAAAGAAATCGCTTACCGAGCTTGATGATTTGCTGGAAAGTCTGAATCTGTCGTTTGGAACCGATATTTCTAAATATAAATTAGATAAAGAATAA
- the rpsD gene encoding 30S ribosomal protein S4, with amino-acid sequence MARYTGPKSRIARKFGEGIFGADKVLSKKNYPPGQHGNSRKRKTSEYGIQLREKQKAKYTYGVLEKQFRNLFEKAATAKGITGEVLLQMLEGRLDNIVFRLGIAPTRAAARQLVGHKHITVDGQVVNIPSYAVKPGQLIGVRERSKSLEVIANSLAGFNHSKYAWLEWDEASKVGKLLHIPERADIPENIKEHLIVELYSK; translated from the coding sequence ATGGCTAGATATACTGGACCAAAATCAAGAATAGCCCGTAAATTCGGTGAAGGTATCTTTGGAGCTGATAAAGTTTTGTCGAAGAAAAACTATCCTCCCGGACAGCACGGAAATTCAAGAAAAAGAAAAACTTCTGAATATGGTATTCAGCTTCGTGAGAAACAGAAAGCTAAATATACTTATGGAGTATTAGAAAAACAATTCCGCAACTTGTTCGAAAAGGCAGCTACAGCTAAAGGTATTACCGGTGAGGTACTTCTCCAGATGCTTGAAGGTCGTCTTGACAACATCGTGTTCCGTTTGGGGATTGCTCCTACGCGTGCAGCAGCTCGTCAGTTGGTAGGCCACAAACACATTACAGTTGATGGACAGGTAGTAAACATTCCTTCATACGCAGTTAAACCGGGTCAGTTGATTGGCGTTCGTGAAAGATCTAAATCTTTGGAAGTAATTGCTAATTCTCTCGCTGGTTTCAATCACAGCAAATATGCTTGGTTGGAATGGGATGAAGCTTCAAAGGTGGGCAAATTGCTGCACATTCCTGAAAGAGCAGACATTCCTGAAAACATTAAAGAGCATTTGATTGTTGAATTGTATTCTAAATAA
- the rpsK gene encoding 30S ribosomal protein S11 translates to MAKKTVAAKKRNVKVDANGQLHVHSSFNNIIVSLANSEGQIISWSSAGKMGFRGSKKNTPYAAQMAAQDCAKIAFDLGLRKVKAYVKGPGNGRESAIRTIHGAGIEVTEIIDVTPLPHNGCRPPKRRRV, encoded by the coding sequence ATGGCAAAAAAAACAGTCGCAGCTAAGAAGAGAAATGTTAAGGTAGATGCTAATGGACAATTGCATGTTCATTCATCTTTCAACAATATTATTGTTTCTCTTGCAAATAGTGAAGGGCAGATTATCTCTTGGTCGTCTGCAGGAAAGATGGGATTTAGAGGTTCTAAAAAGAATACTCCTTATGCAGCTCAGATGGCTGCCCAGGATTGTGCTAAAATTGCATTCGATCTTGGCCTGAGAAAGGTAAAAGCATATGTTAAAGGTCCGGGTAACGGTCGTGAATCTGCTATTAGAACGATTCATGGTGCCGGTATTGAAGTTACAGAAATCATTGACGTAACTCCGCTTCCGCATAACGGTTGTCGTCCTCCGAAAAGACGTAGAGTTTAA
- the rpsM gene encoding 30S ribosomal protein S13 encodes MAIRIVGVDLPQNKRGEIALTYVYGIGRSSSAKILDKAGVDKDLKVKDWTDDQAAKIREIIGAEYKVEGDLRSEVQLNIKRLMDIGCYRGVRHRIGLPVRGQSTKNNARTRKGRKKTVANKKKATK; translated from the coding sequence ATGGCTATAAGAATAGTTGGTGTAGATTTACCTCAAAATAAGAGAGGTGAGATTGCGTTGACCTATGTATATGGAATAGGTCGTAGTAGTTCAGCAAAAATTTTAGATAAAGCTGGTGTAGACAAAGATCTGAAGGTGAAAGACTGGACAGATGATCAGGCTGCAAAGATTCGTGAGATCATCGGTGCAGAGTATAAGGTTGAAGGTGATCTTCGTTCTGAAGTACAATTGAACATTAAGCGATTAATGGATATTGGTTGCTACCGTGGTGTACGTCACCGTATTGGTCTGCCTGTAAGAGGTCAGAGCACTAAGAACAATGCGCGTACTCGTAAGGGTAGAAAGAAAACCGTTGCAAATAAGAAAAAAGCTACTAAATAA
- the ykgO gene encoding type B 50S ribosomal protein L36: MKVRASLKKRTPECKIVRRNGRLYVINKKNPKYKQRQG; encoded by the coding sequence ATGAAAGTAAGAGCATCATTAAAGAAACGTACGCCAGAATGTAAGATCGTTAGACGTAATGGCCGTTTGTATGTTATTAACAAGAAAAATCCTAAGTATAAACAACGTCAAGGATAA
- the infA gene encoding translation initiation factor IF-1 — MAKQSAIEQDGVIVEALSNAMFRVELENGHEITAHISGKMRMHYIKILPGDKVRVEMSPYDLSKGRIVFRYK; from the coding sequence ATGGCAAAGCAATCTGCAATAGAACAAGATGGAGTTATAGTTGAAGCATTGTCTAATGCAATGTTTCGTGTTGAATTAGAAAACGGACATGAGATTACTGCTCATATTTCTGGTAAGATGAGAATGCATTACATTAAAATCCTACCGGGTGATAAAGTCAGAGTCGAAATGTCTCCTTACGACTTATCGAAAGGAAGAATTGTATTTAGATATAAATAA
- the map gene encoding type I methionyl aminopeptidase — protein sequence MIFLKTEDEIELLRQSNLLVGRTLAEVAKLVKPGVTTKELDKVAEEFIRDHGAVPTFKGFPNQYGDPFPASLCTSVNEQVVHGIPGDIVLKDGDIVSVDCGTYMNGFCGDSAYTFCVGEVDEEVRQLLKVTKEALYIGIQNAVQGKRIGDIGYAIQQYCESHSYGVVREFVGHGIGKDMHEDPQVPNYGKRGYGTLLKKGLCIAIEPMITQGDRQVIMERDGWTVRTRDRKCAAHFEHTIAVGAGEADILSSFKFIEEVLGDKAI from the coding sequence ATGATATTTCTTAAAACTGAAGATGAAATAGAGCTGCTCCGTCAGAGTAACTTACTTGTTGGTAGAACGTTGGCTGAAGTTGCCAAGCTTGTGAAACCGGGAGTTACCACTAAAGAGCTGGATAAGGTAGCGGAAGAGTTTATCAGAGATCATGGTGCTGTTCCTACCTTTAAAGGTTTTCCCAATCAATATGGAGATCCGTTTCCTGCTTCTTTATGCACATCGGTTAATGAACAGGTAGTGCATGGCATTCCGGGAGATATCGTGTTGAAAGACGGTGATATTGTATCGGTCGACTGTGGTACCTACATGAATGGTTTCTGTGGTGATTCAGCTTATACCTTTTGCGTTGGTGAAGTGGACGAAGAAGTTCGTCAGTTGTTGAAGGTAACTAAAGAGGCGTTGTATATTGGCATTCAAAATGCTGTGCAGGGAAAAAGAATCGGTGATATCGGATATGCTATTCAGCAATATTGTGAGTCCCATTCTTATGGTGTTGTGCGTGAATTTGTCGGTCATGGTATTGGTAAAGACATGCACGAAGACCCTCAGGTACCGAATTATGGTAAAAGAGGATACGGAACACTTTTAAAGAAAGGTCTTTGCATTGCGATTGAACCGATGATTACGCAAGGTGACCGACAAGTTATTATGGAACGTGACGGATGGACAGTGAGAACCAGAGATCGGAAATGTGCCGCACACTTTGAACATACCATTGCGGTAGGTGCAGGCGAGGCTGATATTCTGTCATCATTTAAATTCATAGAAGAAGTTTTAGGAGATAAAGCGATATAA
- the secY gene encoding preprotein translocase subunit SecY — translation MRKAIETLKNIWKIEDLRQRILITILFVAIYRFGSYVVLPGINPGMLTQLHQQTSEGLLALLNMFSGGAFSNASIFALGIMPYISASIVIQLLGIAVPYFQKLQREGESGRRKMNQYTRYLTIAILLVQAPSYLLNLKMQAGPSLNASLDWTLFMVTSTIILAAGSMFILWLGERITDKGIGNGISFIILIGIIARLPQSLFQELISRMTDKTGGLIMFLFEIVFLLIVIAGAILLVQGTRKIPVQYAKRIVGNKQYGGARQYIPLKVNAAGVMPIIFAQAIMFIPITFIGFSNTNNVSGFVHAFTDHTSFWYNFVFAVMIILFTYFYTAITINPTQMAEDMKRNNGFIPGIKPGKKTAEYIDDIMSRITLPGSFFLAFIAIMPAFAGIFGVKAEFAQFFGGTSLLILVGVVLDTLQQVESHLLMRHYDGLLKSGRIKGRTGSSVAAY, via the coding sequence ATGAGAAAAGCTATTGAAACATTAAAGAATATATGGAAAATTGAGGATCTGAGACAACGGATCCTCATTACCATATTGTTTGTGGCGATTTACCGTTTCGGTTCGTACGTCGTGCTTCCTGGAATCAACCCGGGTATGCTGACACAATTGCATCAACAAACAAGCGAGGGCCTTTTAGCCTTGTTAAACATGTTCTCAGGAGGAGCATTTTCTAATGCATCTATTTTCGCATTAGGAATTATGCCTTATATCTCTGCATCAATCGTTATCCAGTTGCTGGGAATCGCTGTGCCGTATTTTCAGAAACTTCAGCGAGAGGGAGAAAGTGGCAGAAGAAAGATGAATCAATATACTCGTTATTTGACGATTGCTATTTTGTTGGTTCAGGCCCCTTCTTATTTGCTCAATCTTAAAATGCAGGCTGGACCTTCCTTAAATGCTTCATTAGATTGGACTCTGTTCATGGTTACTTCTACCATTATTTTGGCAGCTGGAAGTATGTTTATCCTGTGGCTTGGTGAAAGAATCACAGATAAAGGTATTGGTAATGGTATTTCATTTATTATCTTGATTGGTATTATCGCTCGTCTTCCTCAGTCATTATTCCAGGAGTTGATTTCCCGTATGACCGACAAGACTGGTGGTTTGATCATGTTCTTATTTGAAATAGTATTCCTGCTGATCGTAATTGCCGGAGCTATTCTTTTGGTACAAGGTACAAGAAAAATTCCTGTACAGTATGCAAAGAGAATCGTTGGTAATAAACAGTATGGCGGTGCAAGACAGTACATTCCTTTGAAAGTGAATGCTGCCGGTGTAATGCCTATCATTTTCGCCCAGGCAATTATGTTTATTCCGATCACTTTCATTGGTTTTTCTAACACTAACAATGTGAGTGGTTTCGTTCATGCATTTACTGACCATACGAGTTTCTGGTATAATTTTGTTTTTGCAGTAATGATTATCTTATTTACGTACTTCTATACTGCGATTACCATTAACCCGACTCAAATGGCCGAGGATATGAAGAGAAATAATGGTTTCATTCCGGGAATTAAGCCAGGTAAGAAAACTGCTGAGTATATCGATGATATCATGTCACGTATTACTTTGCCGGGTTCTTTCTTTTTGGCTTTCATTGCTATCATGCCCGCATTTGCCGGTATCTTTGGTGTGAAGGCTGAGTTTGCTCAATTCTTCGGTGGTACGTCTCTGTTAATTCTTGTAGGTGTTGTTTTGGATACACTGCAACAAGTCGAAAGTCATTTGTTGATGAGACATTATGATGGTTTGTTGAAGTCTGGTCGTATCAAAGGACGCACCGGTAGTAGTGTAGCTGCATATTAA
- the rplO gene encoding 50S ribosomal protein L15: MNLSNLKPAEGSTKTRKRIGRGPGSGLGGTSTRGHKGAKSRSGYSKKIGFEGGQMPLQRRVPKFGFKNINRIEYKAINLETIQKLAEAKKLEKVGVNDFIEAGFISSSQLVKVLGNGTLTAKLSVEAHAFSKSAVAAIEAAGGNVVKL, encoded by the coding sequence ATGAACTTAAGTAATTTAAAACCTGCAGAAGGCTCTACTAAAACAAGAAAAAGAATCGGACGTGGTCCGGGTTCTGGCTTAGGAGGTACTTCTACAAGAGGTCATAAAGGTGCTAAATCAAGATCTGGATACTCTAAGAAAATCGGTTTTGAAGGTGGTCAGATGCCTCTTCAACGTCGAGTACCTAAATTTGGTTTTAAGAACATCAATAGAATTGAATATAAAGCTATTAACTTAGAAACAATCCAGAAATTAGCTGAAGCTAAGAAGTTGGAAAAAGTAGGTGTTAATGACTTTATTGAAGCTGGATTCATTTCTTCAAGCCAGTTGGTTAAAGTATTAGGTAACGGAACTTTGACTGCTAAGTTGAGTGTAGAAGCTCATGCATTCTCTAAGAGTGCAGTTGCTGCTATCGAGGCTGCTGGTGGAAATGTAGTAAAACTCTGA
- the rpmD gene encoding 50S ribosomal protein L30, whose protein sequence is MSTIKIKQVKSRIGAPADQKRTLDALGLRKLNRVVEHESTPSILGMVDKVKHLVAIVK, encoded by the coding sequence ATGTCAACTATAAAGATCAAACAAGTTAAAAGTAGAATTGGTGCTCCGGCTGATCAGAAAAGAACTCTTGATGCACTGGGACTTCGCAAATTGAACCGTGTGGTTGAACACGAAAGCACTCCTTCAATTCTTGGAATGGTAGATAAGGTTAAACACTTGGTTGCCATTGTTAAGTAA
- the rpsE gene encoding 30S ribosomal protein S5, translated as MAGVNNRVKITNDIELKDRLVAINRVTKVTKGGRTFSFSAIVVVGNEEGIIGWGLGKAGEVTAAIAKGVESAKKNLTRVPVLKGTVPHEQSAKFGGAEVFIKPASHGTGVVAGGAMRAVLESVGVTDVLAKSKGSSNPHNLVKATIMALGEMRDARMIAQNRGISVEKVFRG; from the coding sequence ATGGCAGGAGTTAATAATAGAGTTAAGATTACTAACGATATAGAACTGAAAGACAGATTAGTTGCTATTAATCGTGTTACTAAAGTAACCAAAGGTGGTAGAACTTTTAGTTTCTCTGCAATTGTAGTTGTAGGTAACGAAGAAGGTATTATCGGTTGGGGACTTGGTAAAGCTGGTGAAGTAACAGCAGCTATCGCTAAAGGTGTTGAATCGGCTAAGAAAAATCTGACAAGAGTGCCTGTACTGAAAGGTACTGTTCCTCACGAACAGTCAGCTAAGTTTGGTGGTGCTGAAGTATTCATCAAACCTGCTTCTCACGGTACTGGTGTTGTAGCCGGTGGTGCTATGCGTGCCGTATTGGAAAGTGTTGGTGTAACTGACGTTTTGGCTAAATCAAAAGGATCTTCAAATCCGCATAACCTTGTAAAAGCCACTATCATGGCTTTAGGCGAGATGCGTGATGCAAGAATGATTGCTCAGAACAGAGGAATTAGTGTTGAAAAAGTATTTAGAGGATAA
- the rplR gene encoding 50S ribosomal protein L18, which produces MTTKIERRIKIKYRVRNKVSGTAARPRMSVFRSNKQIYVQIIDDLSGKTLAAASSLGMTEKLPKKEVAAKVGEIIAKKAQEAGITTVVFDRNGYLYHGRVKEVADAARNGGLKF; this is translated from the coding sequence ATGACAACAAAAATAGAAAGACGAATTAAGATCAAATATAGAGTACGCAATAAAGTGTCAGGTACTGCTGCACGTCCGCGTATGAGTGTATTTAGAAGTAACAAGCAAATCTATGTCCAGATTATCGACGATTTGTCTGGTAAGACATTGGCTGCTGCCTCTTCACTGGGTATGACTGAGAAGTTGCCTAAGAAAGAAGTTGCTGCTAAAGTGGGTGAGATTATTGCGAAAAAAGCTCAGGAAGCAGGTATTACGACTGTTGTTTTCGACCGTAATGGTTACTTGTATCATGGGAGAGTAAAAGAAGTAGCTGATGCTGCTCGTAACGGTGGACTTAAATTTTAA
- the rplF gene encoding 50S ribosomal protein L6, whose product MSRIGKLPISIPAGVTVTLKDDVVTVKGPKGELSQYVNPAINVAIEDGHITLTENENAMLDNPKQKHAFHGLYRSLVHNMVVGVSEGYKKELELVGVGYRASNQGNIIELALGYTHNIFIQLPPEVKVETKSERNKNPLILLESCDKQLLGQVCSKIRSFRKPEPYKGKGIKFVGEEIRRKSGKSAGAK is encoded by the coding sequence ATGTCAAGAATAGGAAAATTACCCATTAGTATTCCCGCTGGAGTAACAGTTACTCTGAAAGATGATGTGGTTACCGTAAAAGGACCCAAAGGTGAACTTAGCCAGTATGTGAACCCGGCTATCAATGTTGCTATTGAAGATGGACACATCACTTTAACTGAAAACGAAAATGCAATGCTGGATAATCCCAAGCAGAAACATGCATTTCACGGTTTGTATCGTTCGTTAGTACACAACATGGTTGTTGGTGTTTCTGAAGGATATAAGAAAGAATTGGAGCTTGTTGGTGTTGGTTACCGTGCTTCTAATCAAGGAAATATCATTGAATTAGCATTAGGATATACACACAATATCTTTATACAGTTGCCTCCTGAAGTCAAAGTAGAGACAAAATCAGAAAGAAATAAGAATCCTCTTATTCTTTTAGAGTCTTGTGACAAACAATTGCTTGGTCAAGTTTGCTCTAAGATACGTTCTTTCCGTAAGCCCGAACCGTATAAAGGTAAAGGTATTAAGTTTGTTGGCGAGGAAATTCGCAGAAAGTCTGGTAAATCAGCCGGTGCTAAGTAA
- the rpsH gene encoding 30S ribosomal protein S8 has protein sequence MTDPIADYLTRLRNAINAKHRVVEVPASNLKKEITKILFEKGYILNYKFVEDGPQGTIKVALKYDSVNKVNAIKKLERISSPGMRQYTGYKDMPRVINGLGIAIISTSKGVMTNKEAAELKIGGEVLCYVY, from the coding sequence ATGACTGATCCAATAGCAGATTATTTGACGAGGTTAAGGAACGCAATTAATGCAAAGCACAGAGTTGTAGAAGTTCCTGCTTCAAATTTGAAAAAAGAAATCACTAAGATTCTTTTTGAAAAAGGCTACATCCTTAATTATAAGTTTGTAGAAGATGGTCCTCAAGGAACTATTAAAGTTGCCTTGAAGTATGATTCTGTTAACAAAGTTAACGCAATCAAAAAACTTGAAAGAATATCTTCTCCGGGTATGCGTCAGTACACTGGTTACAAAGATATGCCGCGTGTTATTAATGGTTTGGGTATTGCTATAATATCTACTTCCAAAGGTGTAATGACAAACAAAGAAGCTGCTGAACTGAAAATCGGTGGTGAAGTATTGTGTTATGTATATTAA
- the rpsN gene encoding 30S ribosomal protein S14: MAKESMKAREIKRAKLVAKYAEKRAALKQIVRTGDPAEAFEAAQKLQELPKNSNPIRMHNRCKLTGRPKGYIRQFGVSRIQFREMASNGLIPGVKKASW, encoded by the coding sequence ATGGCAAAGGAATCAATGAAAGCACGCGAAATAAAGCGTGCTAAATTAGTAGCCAAATATGCCGAAAAGAGAGCTGCCTTGAAGCAGATTGTGAGAACCGGAGATCCTGCTGAAGCTTTTGAAGCTGCACAGAAATTACAGGAGCTTCCTAAGAATTCTAATCCGATTCGTATGCACAATCGCTGTAAATTGACTGGTCGTCCTAAAGGATACATCCGTCAGTTCGGTGTTTCAAGAATCCAGTTCCGTGAGATGGCATCTAATGGGCTGATCCCAGGTGTTAAGAAAGCAAGCTGGTAA